The following are encoded in a window of Stegostoma tigrinum isolate sSteTig4 chromosome 40, sSteTig4.hap1, whole genome shotgun sequence genomic DNA:
- the LOC125448117 gene encoding outer mitochondrial transmembrane helix translocase-like encodes MNMLLNEISKEAVVRPLSRKEVLGMLFRLTVFGAAAYFGIKWMVDTIDPTRRQKVENKKRAAQLMKQIGVEGIKLSEHELMIATHLVDPRTLKGVTWRDVAGLDEVITELQETVILPFQKRHLFRESKLFQPPKGVLLYGPPGCGKTLIAKAIANVTGCHFINMQASALTDKWYGESQKLTAAVFSLAAKIEPCIVFIDEIDSFLRNRSCNDHEATAMMKAQFMSLWDGLSTDTDCQVIVMGATNRPQDVDPAILRRMPSTFHVSLPRQRQRYEILKLILSSECLNSDVRLKEIAEKTAGYSGSDLRELCREAALHRLRDFVRKEQMQCIERQLQADDYKESSTDEGLRAITQTDLYLALEKLKESKAGTNALILQDTPVD; translated from the exons ATGAACATGCTGCTGAATGAAATTTCCAAGGAGGCAGTGGTGCGGCCACTGAGCCGGAAAGAGGTGCTGGGGATGCTCTTCCGTCTCACGGTATTTGGTGCTGCCGCGTACTTTGGTATCAAATGGATGGTGGATACCATAGATCCAACACGGAGACAGAAGGTGGAGAACAAGAAAAGG GCAGCACAGCTGATGAAACAGATTGGTGTGGAAGGAATCAAGCTCTCAGAGCATGAATTGATGATAGCAACTCATTTGGTGGATCCCAGAACACTAAAGGGG GTGACCTGGCGGGATGTTGCTGGGCTGGACGAAGTTATCACTGAACTGCAGGAAACAGTAATTCTCCCATTCCAGAAGAGACACTTATTCCGTGAGTCCAAACTCTTCCAGCCACCAAAGG GTGTGTTGCTGTATGGCCCTCCTGGTTGTGGGAAGACCCTCATTGCCAAAGCTATCGCAaatgtcactggctgccacttcATCAACATGCAGGCCTCAGCATTAACCGACAAGTGGTACGGAGAGTCACAGAAGCTGACAGCTGCTGTCTTCTCTTTGGCTGCAAAAATTGAGCCTTGTATTGTCTTCATTGATGAAATAG ATTCCTTTCTACGGAACCGTTCGTGCAATGATCATGAGGCAACAGCAATGATGAAAGCGCAGTTCATGAGCTTGTGGGATGGATTGAGCACTGACACAGATTGCCAG GTGATTGTGATGGGTGCTACAAACAGACCTCAGGATGTCGATCCAGCCATCTTGAGAAGGATGCCCAGCACATTCCATGTCAGTCTGCCT AGGCAGAGACAGCGGTACGAGATTCTGAAGTTGATCCTTTCcagtgaatgt TTAAACAGTGATGTGAGACTGAAAGAAATAGCAGAGAAAACAGCCGGTTACTCGGGCAGTGATTTGCGGGAACTTTGCCGAGAGGCAGCCTTGCACCGACTCCGTGATTTTGTTCGGAAGGAGCAAATGCAGTGCATCGAGAGACAGCTGCAGGCTGATGACTACAAGGAAAG ctCCACCGATGAGGGTCTCCGAGCAATCACTCAGACAGACCTCTACCTGGCCTTGGAGAAGTTGAAAGAATCAAAGGCAGGAACTAATGCTCTGATACTGCAAGATACTCCTGTGGACTGA